In Bythopirellula goksoeyrii, a single window of DNA contains:
- a CDS encoding SDR family oxidoreductase, producing MADTHLHTDCAISLPLLITGIAGVAGYNALAYFQDRYPGQVIGIRQADNWPLTGPGIEACNAEDRDALVELFDKYQFRSVLNCAGNCALKACELDSRLAWRTNVEGMITLLSICCDREVRLVHTSIDLVYAGRDLMPLNWPGYTESDPTDPVTVYGTTMVAAEQLILDSMPSACTLRISLPMGISFNGHAGAIDWIQSRFAKNRPATLYFDEVRTPTYTDCLNGVYESLLANDVAGLFHAGGPRRLSLYQIAQVINRVGGYDPALLHGCPRIEAGPIPPRAGNVTMDSSQLATALGYEPFDPWPLDEEMVPTDDLWHFERTGFQGSPELLAEVLYRNPRRVNGAA from the coding sequence ATGGCTGATACCCATCTTCATACCGATTGTGCTATCTCCCTGCCGCTGTTGATCACCGGAATCGCCGGGGTGGCGGGCTACAACGCGCTGGCCTATTTCCAAGATCGCTATCCTGGCCAAGTAATCGGGATTCGCCAGGCAGACAACTGGCCACTCACGGGTCCCGGAATCGAAGCCTGCAACGCCGAAGACCGGGATGCGCTCGTCGAATTGTTCGACAAATACCAGTTCCGCAGCGTTCTCAATTGCGCCGGCAATTGCGCACTCAAGGCTTGCGAACTCGATTCACGGCTTGCTTGGCGGACCAATGTCGAAGGGATGATCACACTGTTGTCCATCTGCTGTGATCGCGAAGTACGGTTAGTGCATACCTCGATTGATTTGGTGTATGCAGGCAGGGACCTCATGCCATTGAATTGGCCCGGCTATACGGAAAGCGATCCAACCGATCCAGTGACTGTGTACGGCACAACCATGGTGGCCGCCGAGCAATTGATACTCGATTCGATGCCAAGTGCCTGCACGCTGAGGATTTCCCTCCCGATGGGCATTAGTTTCAATGGCCACGCGGGAGCAATCGATTGGATCCAGTCGCGATTTGCCAAGAACCGGCCCGCTACACTTTACTTCGACGAAGTCCGCACACCCACCTACACCGACTGCCTGAACGGCGTGTATGAATCGCTACTGGCAAACGACGTGGCTGGGCTTTTTCATGCCGGGGGACCACGGCGACTTTCGCTCTATCAGATCGCCCAGGTAATCAACCGCGTCGGCGGATACGACCCCGCACTGTTACACGGTTGCCCACGCATCGAAGCAGGACCGATTCCACCCCGTGCGGGGAATGTAACGATGGATTCCTCTCAACTTGCGACAGCTCTCGGCTACGAGCCGTTCGATCCGTGGCCACTGGATGAGGAAATGGTACCCACCGACGACCTCTGGCATTTTGAGAGGACCGGTTTCCAAGGTTCACCGGAATTACTGGCCGAAGTGCTGTATCGCAATCCGCGGCGTGTTAACGGGGCGGCGTGA
- a CDS encoding glycosyltransferase family 2 protein, with protein sequence MSQSAPQTLPPHLTPEMETAADAILQRLQETEQTVRDAIASDNSVAIETELSVVMPCLNEADTLAICIEKAQRAMRGAGIEGEVIVADNGSTDGSQEIARRLGARVVPVTEKGYGNALMGGIRAALGEYVIMGDADDSYDFLEIPKFVDKLRAGHELVQGCRLPSGGGKVLPGAMPPSHRWLGNPMFSWLVQRMFNAPIHDVYCGLRGFTKKLYNRLDLRCTGMEFATEMIIKCSLFEVDIAEVPTTLHPDGRKAHAPHLRTFRDGWRTLRFFLMYSPRWLFLVPGIGLAIVGLVGYLLAMPGTSVLGATLDAHTLLAASLSILLGFQLVQFAVFAKTFAISEGLLPDDSRLGGFLKVMSLERCLIGGTLAFCAGTGLLLTATGSWWKADFGALDYSTTMRWVIPGVTLAALGFQTIFASFFVSILRMGRRK encoded by the coding sequence ATGTCACAATCTGCCCCTCAGACTTTGCCTCCGCACCTAACCCCAGAAATGGAAACGGCTGCGGACGCAATTCTGCAGCGTTTGCAGGAAACGGAACAGACGGTTCGCGATGCGATTGCGAGTGATAACTCGGTCGCCATTGAAACCGAATTGTCGGTAGTCATGCCTTGCCTCAACGAGGCAGACACCTTGGCAATTTGCATCGAAAAAGCCCAGCGAGCTATGCGCGGGGCTGGTATCGAAGGGGAAGTGATTGTTGCCGACAATGGTAGTACTGATGGGTCCCAAGAGATTGCCAGGCGATTGGGTGCCCGAGTTGTGCCTGTAACGGAAAAGGGTTACGGCAACGCTCTGATGGGTGGCATTCGCGCTGCACTCGGTGAGTATGTCATCATGGGAGATGCCGACGATAGTTACGACTTCCTGGAAATTCCCAAGTTTGTTGACAAACTGCGGGCGGGCCATGAATTAGTGCAAGGCTGTCGGCTGCCCAGTGGTGGCGGCAAGGTGCTACCCGGAGCGATGCCTCCTTCGCATCGCTGGTTGGGTAACCCGATGTTCTCCTGGCTCGTACAGCGGATGTTCAACGCACCAATCCACGACGTGTACTGCGGACTCCGCGGTTTCACTAAGAAGCTCTACAATCGACTCGATCTTCGCTGCACGGGAATGGAATTCGCCACGGAGATGATCATCAAGTGCAGCCTGTTCGAGGTGGACATCGCTGAAGTTCCCACGACTTTGCATCCCGATGGTCGCAAGGCCCATGCCCCCCATCTGCGGACCTTTCGCGATGGATGGAGGACGCTGCGGTTCTTCTTGATGTACAGTCCTCGTTGGCTGTTCTTGGTTCCGGGAATCGGACTTGCGATTGTGGGACTCGTGGGGTACTTGCTAGCCATGCCGGGAACCAGTGTCCTAGGGGCCACGCTCGATGCGCATACTTTGTTGGCGGCAAGTCTCTCGATACTCTTAGGTTTTCAATTGGTGCAATTCGCCGTGTTTGCCAAGACATTTGCCATCTCGGAGGGACTACTTCCCGACGATTCTCGATTGGGCGGCTTCTTGAAAGTGATGAGTCTAGAGCGTTGTCTGATCGGAGGCACTTTGGCATTTTGCGCGGGGACTGGGTTGCTGTTGACGGCCACTGGTTCCTGGTGGAAGGCTGATTTCGGAGCACTCGACTACTCCACGACCATGCGTTGGGTCATCCCCGGCGTGACCTTGGCAGCCCTCGGTTTTCAAACCATCTTTGCCAGCTTCTTCGTGAGCATCCTGCGAATGGGACGTCGCAAATAG
- a CDS encoding class I SAM-dependent methyltransferase, translating into MIMVDETSTSISERLPESVPVEFDDYANEYEEALQTGLQVSGEHPEYFARRRIEWTHALLDSRDIEINTVLDFGCGVGIAAPLLNEILNPQCIWGFDPSTAAIARARQDRPGSPNQFVDCADELPSAEFDLVYTNGVFHHIPPRERATAFATIWRTLRPGGWFAFWENNPWNPGTRLVMNRIPFDRDAITISPYEANHLLRRSGFNPVRTDAWFLFPHRLRALRPLEWLVHRIPFGAQYLVLAQKPLTLEGQ; encoded by the coding sequence ATGATCATGGTCGACGAAACAAGTACGTCTATCTCGGAAAGGTTGCCCGAATCGGTGCCTGTAGAGTTCGACGACTACGCAAATGAATATGAAGAGGCCCTGCAAACCGGACTGCAAGTTTCGGGTGAGCATCCCGAGTATTTCGCTCGGCGTCGAATTGAATGGACTCATGCACTGCTTGATTCCAGGGATATCGAAATCAACACCGTCCTTGATTTTGGTTGCGGTGTGGGCATCGCGGCCCCCTTGCTAAACGAAATCCTGAATCCGCAGTGCATATGGGGTTTCGATCCTTCGACTGCAGCTATTGCCAGAGCTCGTCAGGATCGACCCGGTTCGCCGAATCAATTCGTCGACTGTGCCGACGAGCTTCCTTCGGCGGAATTCGACTTGGTCTACACCAACGGAGTATTCCATCATATTCCCCCTCGTGAACGAGCAACGGCATTTGCGACAATTTGGCGCACATTGCGTCCGGGTGGGTGGTTCGCCTTCTGGGAAAACAATCCCTGGAATCCCGGCACAAGATTGGTGATGAATCGCATTCCCTTTGATCGCGACGCCATTACGATTTCCCCCTACGAAGCGAATCACCTCCTACGCCGCTCAGGTTTCAACCCGGTTCGTACTGATGCCTGGTTCCTATTTCCTCACAGACTGCGCGCTCTGCGACCTCTGGAATGGCTCGTTCATCGAATTCCCTTCGGGGCCCAGTATCTTGTGTTGGCGCAGAAGCCACTGACACTTGAGGGGCAATGA
- the kdsB gene encoding 3-deoxy-manno-octulosonate cytidylyltransferase has protein sequence MTASTLRKSNEKCILVIPARRQSTRLRDKMLLRETGKTLLEHTYSAAREAKNLDAVYIATDDEDIATEARRFGAEVVMTSNDCPSGTDRVAEVARAIPNAEIIINLQGDEPETDPQAIDQLASLLKSHPECAMATLAAPIRDRESLEDPAAVKVVFDNQGRAMYFSRSPIPHPREWHDSLVTAEPATFFLHIGIYAYRRELLLRFAGLPVGRTEQIEKLEQLRILEQGEAILIGQIDHATRGIDTPEDYAAFVARHQARLPLVA, from the coding sequence ATGACTGCTTCGACACTTCGCAAATCGAACGAAAAGTGCATCCTGGTTATCCCTGCCCGCCGCCAATCGACTCGGCTTCGCGATAAGATGCTGCTAAGGGAAACGGGCAAGACTCTCCTGGAACACACTTACTCCGCTGCCCGCGAGGCCAAGAATTTAGATGCTGTGTACATCGCCACCGACGATGAGGACATTGCCACAGAGGCCCGGCGATTTGGCGCTGAGGTTGTGATGACTAGCAACGATTGCCCCAGCGGTACCGATCGCGTCGCGGAGGTCGCCCGGGCGATTCCCAACGCTGAGATCATTATCAATCTGCAAGGAGATGAACCGGAGACCGATCCCCAGGCTATCGATCAATTAGCAAGTTTGCTCAAATCGCATCCCGAGTGTGCGATGGCCACCTTGGCCGCACCAATTCGCGACCGTGAGTCCTTGGAAGATCCGGCGGCTGTGAAGGTGGTGTTCGACAATCAAGGGCGAGCGATGTATTTCAGTCGCAGCCCGATCCCGCATCCTCGCGAGTGGCACGATTCACTAGTTACTGCGGAGCCGGCAACTTTTTTTCTGCACATTGGTATCTATGCCTACCGCCGAGAGCTTCTACTGAGGTTTGCAGGTTTGCCTGTGGGCAGAACCGAACAGATCGAGAAACTCGAACAACTCCGCATTCTTGAGCAGGGTGAAGCGATTCTCATCGGCCAGATCGATCATGCAACTCGTGGCATCGACACCCCAGAAGACTACGCTGCTTTTGTTGCCCGGCATCAAGCTAGACTACCGCTCGTGGCCTAG
- a CDS encoding thioredoxin-disulfide reductase, producing the protein MSAVPEKVVIVGSGPAGFTAAIYASRANLEPLLYEGAVTEENRLDGTLPLGQLALTTEVENYPGFPAGDLSAYLKSSLPEEHQWLVDMHQKEGCSGPELMHLMRRQAQNFGTRIVTDDIAEVDFSGQPFKLKSLEGKEVEAHAVIIATGARANYLGLPSEEAYKNRGVSACAVCDGALPRFRNKPVVVVGGGDSAVEESDYLSKFASVVYLVHRRDELRASKIMADRAKENPKIDILWNSEVEEILGDDQNGVTGVKIKSTVDDSFSEKEVAGAFMAIGHTPNTRFLEGKLEMTAKKYLKWTVPFRTKTSVEGVFAAGDVADDYYRQAVTAAGTGCMAALDAERWLATKGI; encoded by the coding sequence ATGTCAGCTGTGCCCGAAAAAGTAGTCATCGTGGGAAGCGGCCCCGCCGGCTTTACGGCGGCCATCTATGCCTCGCGCGCCAATTTGGAACCTTTGCTGTATGAAGGGGCCGTCACCGAGGAAAATCGTTTGGATGGCACGCTTCCCTTGGGGCAGCTCGCCTTAACGACCGAGGTGGAGAATTACCCTGGCTTCCCAGCGGGAGACCTGAGCGCCTACCTCAAATCGTCGCTTCCCGAAGAACATCAGTGGCTCGTTGACATGCATCAGAAGGAAGGGTGCTCGGGCCCCGAGTTGATGCATTTGATGCGTCGTCAGGCGCAGAATTTCGGCACGCGGATAGTTACGGATGATATTGCGGAAGTCGATTTCAGTGGCCAACCTTTCAAGCTTAAGTCGCTCGAAGGTAAGGAAGTCGAGGCCCATGCCGTAATCATTGCCACTGGAGCTCGTGCCAACTATTTGGGACTTCCATCAGAAGAAGCATACAAGAATCGCGGTGTGAGTGCCTGTGCCGTATGTGACGGAGCACTACCTCGCTTCCGCAATAAGCCGGTCGTAGTCGTTGGCGGTGGAGACTCGGCTGTCGAGGAGAGTGACTATCTTTCTAAGTTTGCTAGCGTTGTGTATCTCGTGCATCGCCGCGACGAGTTGCGGGCATCCAAGATCATGGCAGATCGTGCCAAAGAGAATCCCAAGATCGACATCCTCTGGAATAGCGAAGTCGAAGAAATTCTGGGCGACGATCAGAATGGCGTGACTGGGGTAAAAATTAAATCGACAGTCGACGATAGTTTTTCTGAAAAAGAAGTTGCCGGCGCCTTTATGGCGATTGGCCACACGCCGAACACACGATTCTTGGAAGGCAAACTGGAAATGACTGCCAAGAAATATCTCAAGTGGACTGTTCCCTTTCGAACGAAGACCAGTGTCGAGGGCGTCTTCGCTGCGGGAGACGTGGCCGACGATTACTATCGTCAGGCGGTTACCGCAGCGGGTACAGGTTGCATGGCGGCTCTGGACGCCGAACGCTGGTTGGCGACAAAGGGAATTTGA
- the asnS gene encoding asparagine--tRNA ligase, producing the protein MEKLSVREARLADAIGRQALLQGWIRTRRDSKGGFSFLELNDGSCLANIQVVADGDLPNYESEIKHLSAGCSVSVRGEIKASGGKGQATELHAADVTVHGWADPEEFPLQKKRHSMEKLREWAHLRPRTNTFGAVMRVRNRICRSIHDFFQEDGFLYIHTPIITASDCEGAGEMFRVTTLDPENVPRDAKGAVDFSQDFFDRPSYLTVSGQLEGEIYATALGKIYTFGPTFRAENSNTSRHLAEFWMVEPEAAFFELTDNMNLAERFLKRIVNDVLANCEEDMQFFHERIDKTVMESLQTIAERNFERLSYTEAIDILEKSGEKFEFPIAWGTDLQAEHERFLTEKHLKAPVILYDYPAAIKPFYMKVNEGEVENRRTVRAMDVLVPRVGEIIGGSQREDQLDVLTARMEEQGLNTADYWWYLDLRKFGTVPHSGFGLGLERMVQAVTGMANIRDVIPFPRTPGNAEF; encoded by the coding sequence ATGGAAAAGCTCTCCGTTCGAGAGGCAAGACTCGCCGATGCGATTGGCCGTCAGGCCTTATTGCAGGGGTGGATTCGTACGCGCCGCGACAGCAAGGGGGGCTTCAGCTTTCTGGAACTCAACGACGGCAGTTGCCTCGCCAATATCCAGGTCGTTGCCGATGGCGATCTGCCCAACTATGAGTCCGAAATCAAACATCTCTCGGCCGGTTGCAGTGTTTCGGTGCGAGGTGAAATCAAGGCATCGGGGGGCAAAGGGCAGGCGACGGAACTACACGCAGCTGATGTGACCGTCCACGGCTGGGCCGATCCAGAGGAATTTCCCCTCCAGAAGAAGCGCCACTCGATGGAAAAGCTCCGCGAGTGGGCTCATTTGCGACCGCGCACCAATACTTTTGGTGCCGTGATGCGCGTTCGCAATCGCATCTGTCGGTCGATCCACGATTTTTTTCAAGAGGATGGCTTCCTCTACATCCACACGCCGATCATCACGGCGAGCGACTGTGAAGGGGCCGGCGAGATGTTCCGCGTGACCACGCTTGACCCGGAAAATGTGCCCCGTGACGCCAAAGGGGCGGTCGATTTCTCGCAGGACTTTTTCGACCGGCCTTCCTATCTCACCGTGTCAGGCCAGTTGGAAGGCGAAATCTACGCTACAGCATTGGGGAAGATTTACACCTTCGGGCCCACTTTCCGAGCAGAGAACTCCAACACTTCGCGGCATCTTGCTGAGTTCTGGATGGTCGAACCTGAGGCGGCTTTCTTTGAGCTAACTGACAACATGAATCTGGCTGAGCGGTTCTTGAAGCGAATTGTCAATGATGTGCTGGCCAACTGCGAGGAAGACATGCAGTTTTTCCACGAGCGGATTGACAAGACCGTAATGGAGAGCCTGCAAACTATCGCAGAACGCAACTTTGAACGACTCAGTTACACCGAGGCGATCGATATCTTGGAGAAGTCTGGCGAAAAGTTTGAATTCCCCATCGCCTGGGGGACCGATTTGCAAGCGGAACACGAACGATTTCTCACCGAAAAACACCTGAAGGCACCCGTCATCCTCTATGACTACCCCGCGGCAATCAAACCATTCTATATGAAAGTGAATGAAGGCGAGGTGGAGAACCGCCGCACCGTCCGAGCGATGGATGTACTGGTACCACGCGTCGGCGAAATCATCGGAGGCAGTCAGCGTGAGGATCAACTCGATGTGCTGACCGCCCGCATGGAAGAGCAGGGGCTCAACACGGCGGACTACTGGTGGTATCTCGACCTGCGGAAATTCGGCACCGTGCCGCACTCAGGGTTTGGACTGGGACTCGAGCGCATGGTGCAGGCGGTCACCGGCATGGCCAATATTCGCGACGTGATTCCGTTTCCACGAACGCCTGGGAATGCGGAGTTTTGA